One genomic window of Camelina sativa cultivar DH55 chromosome 5, Cs, whole genome shotgun sequence includes the following:
- the LOC104786183 gene encoding probable ubiquitin-conjugating enzyme E2 24 — protein sequence MDMSLTDSDWDSSSDSGSSEHEEVEFTYGGRAQNIFSNLEETIGKIDEFLSFERGFMYGDIVRSTTEPSGQSGRVINIDMFVNLESTHGKIIKEVDTKRLQKLRSISLCDYVINGPWLGRVDKIVERVSVTLDDGSNYEVLVSDQDKLVAIPPNVLEDSQYSYYPGQRVQVKLAHAPRSTTWLCGNWRENQVMGTVYAVEAGLVYVDWVASIVMGGDRNLTAPQALQNPETLTLLPCVSHASWQLGDWCILPSSSHFDIAERKAPYVAAYNPNECHKTFQKGFNRNMQSSSLDELFVITKTKMKADVMWQDGSCSLGVDSQQLLPVGAVNAHDFWPEQFVVEKETCNSKKWGVVKAVNAKEQTVKVQWTPQVEKEATGCVIEQMEEMVSAYELLEHPDFGFCFSDVVVRLLPQGKTDPNADKIVATETKHLLTESDYSGAYYLSSIGVVTGFKNGAVEVKWANGSTSKVAPCEIWRIERSEFSNSGSINSEGTVQDLSQKISQSDEASSNHQETGLVKLYSVGEGRNKNIPECSSFFLPKAAIGFITNLASSLFGSQSSTSHSRCNDSEDQSDSEVLVQEVTESYEISESSSGEVDMATMINLPTEGKEITKTLDSTPLESSRELVRFRQFDMVNDCSDHHFLSSDKGLAQSQVTKSWVKNVQQEWSNLEANLPDTIYVRVYEERMDLLRAALVGAPGTPYHDGLFFFDIMLPPQYPHEPPMVHYHSGGMRLNPNLYESGRVCLSLLNTWNGSGTEVWNAGSSTILQVLLSFQALVLNEKPYFNEAGYDKQLGRAEGEKNSVSYNENAFLITCKSMISLLRKPPKHFEVLVKDHFTKRAQHVLAACKSYMEGVPVGSSVNMHESSTTNSTGFKIMLSKLYPKLVEAFSEIGVNCGQAD from the exons ATGGATATGTCTCTTACTGACTCTGATTGGGATAGCTCCAGCGACAGTGGCAGCAGTGAACACGAAGAAGTTGAGTTTACTTATGGTGGACGGGCTCAAAACATTTTCTCAAACCTTGAAGAGACCATTGGAAAAATCGATGAGTTCTTGTCGTTCGAGAGGGGTTTCATGTATGGTGACATTGTGCGGTCCACAACTGAACCATCAGGACAGAGTGGCAGGGTTATCAACATTGACATGTTTGTCAACCTCGAGAGTACTCATGGTAAGATCATAAAGGAAGTTGATACCAAGAGGCTTCAAAAGTTGCGTTCTATCTCACTCTGTGATTATGTGATTAACGGACCTTGGCTTGGAAGGGTTGACAAAATAGTTGAGCGTGTCTCTGTCACCCTCGACGACGGGTCCAATTATGAGGTCCTTGTAAGCGATCAAGATAAACTTGTGGCCATTCCCCCAAATGTTCTCGAGGATTCTCAATATTCTTATTACCCGGGGCAAAGAGTTCAGGTAAAGCTGGCACATGCTCCCAGATCAACTACATGGTTATGCGGCAACTGGAGGGAGAACCAGGTTATGGGAACTGTTTACGCTGTAGAAGCAGGACTTGTCTACGTCGATTGGGTTGCCTCCATCGTAATGGGGGGTGATCGAAATTTAACTGCACCTCAAGCTTTGCAGAATCCTGAGACTTTAACTTTGTTACCTTGTGTTTCTCATGCAAGTTGGCAGCTTGGTGACTGGTGTATACTCCCTAGCTCTTCGCACTTTGATATAGCAGAGCGGAAAGCTCCATATGTGGCTGCCTACAATCCCAACGAATGCCATAAGACATTCCAAAAAGGGTTTAACAGAAATATGCAGAGCTCAAGCTTGGATGAGCTTTTTGTTATTACGAAGACAAAGATGAAGGCTGATGTTATGTGGCAAGATGGAAGCTGCAGTCTGGGAGTTGATTCCCAACAGCTACTTCCTGTTGGTGCTGTTAATGCTCATGATTTTTGGCCCGAGCAGTTTGTTGTGGAAAAGGAAACCTGCAACAGCAAAAAATGGGGAGTTGTGAAGGCTGTTAATGCAAAGGAACAAACTGTGAAGGTACAGTGGACACCACAGGTTGAGAAAGAAGCAACAGGTTGTGTTATTGAGCAGATGGAGGAAATGGTCAGTGCTTACGAACTGCTTGAGCACCCTGATTTTGGATTCTGTTTCAGCGATGTAGTGGTCAGGTTACTTCCACAAGGAAAAACTGATCCAAATGCTGATAAAATCGTCGCTACAGAGACGAAACACCTACTTACAGAGAGTGACTACAGTGGTGCATATTATTTGTCAAGTATTGGTGTTGTTACAGGTTTTAAAAATGGTGCCGTGGAGGTGAAATGGGCCAATGGTTCTACTAGTAAG gtTGCACCATGTGAAATTTGGAGGATAGAAAGGTCTGAATTTTCCAACTCTGGCAGTATAAATTCGGAAGGCACTGTTCAAGATCTAAGTCAGAAGATTAGTCAATCAGATGAAGCATCTTCAAACCATCAGGAAACG GGTCTGGTGAAGCTCTACAGTGTTGGTGAAGGCCGCAACAAGAACATTCCGGAATGTAGTTCATTTTTCCTTCCAAAAGCTGCCATTGGGTTTATCACAAACCTTGCATCAAGCCTTTTCGGTTCTCAGAGTTCCACTTCGCATTCACGTTGCAATGATTCTGAAGATCAAAGTGACTCTGAGGTCCTTGTTCAAGAAGTAACAGAATCATATGAAATCTCTGAATCAAGTTCAGGCGAAGTGGATATGGCCACGATGATCAACTTACCTACTGAAGGAAAAGAAATTACCAAGACACTGGACTCAACTCCTCTAGAGAGCAGCAGGGAACTTGTGAGATTTAGACAGTTCGATATGGTTAACGACTGCTCGGATCATCATTTCCTTTCTTCGGATAAAGGGTTGGCACAATCTCAG GTCACAAAGAGTTGGGTGAAGAATGTCCAGCAagaatggagcaatttggaggCAAATCTTCCCG ACACAATATACGTGCGTGTGTATGAGGAAAGGATGGACCTTCTGCGTGCAGCCCTAGTTGGTGCCCCTGGAACACCATACCACGATGGACTTTTCTTTTTCGACATTATGCTTCCACCTCAATATCCTCATGAGCCACCA ATGGTACATTATCATTCAGGTGGGATGCGACTAAATCCTAACCTGTACGAGTCAGGAAGAGTCTGCCTGAGTCTGCTGAATACATGGAATGGCTCTGGCACTGAAGTATGGAACGCGGGGAGCTCCACCATCCTTCAAGTTCTTCTTTCATTTCAGGCTCTTGTTCTGAATGAGAAGCCTTACTTTAACGAAGCTGGCTATGATAAGCAGCTGGGACGAGCTGAGGGAGAGAAAAACTCAGTGAGTTACAATGAGAACGCATTCCTCATCACTTGCAAATCCATGATCTCATTGCTCCGCAAGCCCCCAAAG CATTTTGAGGTGCTTGTGAAGGATCACTTCACAAAACGGGCCCAGCATGTTCTGGCTGCGTGCAAGTCTTATATGGAAGGTGTCCCTGTAGGATCATCAGTGAACATGCACGAAAGCTCAACCACAAATTCCACCGGTTTCAAGATCATGCTCTCCAAACTCTACCCAAAACTTGTGGAAGCATTCTCAGAGATTGGAGTTAATTGCGGCCAAGCGGATTGA